The following are from one region of the Capsicum annuum cultivar UCD-10X-F1 chromosome 1, UCD10Xv1.1, whole genome shotgun sequence genome:
- the LOC107860830 gene encoding mitochondrial fission 1 protein A-like, producing MEAKINQFFGPIVTFINGGEQLPWCDIVVGCEKEVADATTGASDEGKNESIMRLSWALVHFKQPQDMQRGIAMLEASLANSSSPLQQREKLYLLAVGFYRSGEYSRSRELTDQCLEIAPDWTQALSLKKAIEDRIIKDGVIGKGITLITIGLIAGGIVASMVRRK from the coding sequence atggaGGCAAAAATCAACCAATTTTTTGGACCAATTGTTACATTCATCAATGGTGGGGAGCAACTTCCTTGGTGCGACATTGTTGTTGGCTGTGAGAAAGAAGTTGCAGATGCTACAACAGGTGCCTCAGATGAAGGGAAGAACGAGAGTATTATGAGGTTATCGTGGGCGCTTGTTCATTTTAAACAACCTCAAGATATGCAACGAGGGATCGCTATGCTTGAGGCTTCTCTTGCCAACTCAAGTAGTCCACTACAGCAGCGAGAAAAGCTTTATCTTTTAGCTGTTGGATTTTACAGAAGCGGGGAATATTCAAGGAGCAGAGAGCTTACGGATCAATGTCTGGAGATTGCACCGGACTGGACACAGGCATTGTCGCTTAAGAAGGCTATCGAAGATAGAATCATTAAGGATGGTGTCATTGGTAAAGGAATCACTCTGATTACTATAGGACTCATTGCTGGTGGGATTGTAGCATCGATGGTCCGAAGAAAATGA